The Streptomyces sp. NBC_00659 genomic interval ACGTCCGACTACTGTTACCCACTGTTCGGATAACGGAATCCCTCAACAAGCATCACGGTTGCGCATACATTCCCCATGAGGCCTGGCACCTGATCGTGGCAGCACTGAAGACTCCCCCAACAGGCACGGAATCTTCGATCCTGTGAACGAGCGCAAGCCGAACCAACAGCCGGGTCATCGGGCCGCACCATCTGTGGCCGACTTCCCGGCGGGCAAGTGAACCAAGCCGCAGACAGCGGCAGTCGTAGGCCGGTCACCACCGGCGAGAGGGGTCGGGTCACTGTGACCGCACCGATCGAGACCACCGCGGCGGCAACGGAAGTGCAGCCAGAGGCTGTGCTTGCCGGAGCCGGCAAGGGGCAGATCGAGGGCCGTTCCCTGGGACAGATCGCCTGGACGCGCTTCAAGCGCGACAAGGTGGCGGTCGCCGGCGGTGTCATCGTCGTACTGCTCATCCTGATGGCGGTCCTCGCGCGGCCGCTCCAGTCGATGCTGGGGCTGGACCCGAACGCCTTCAACCAGGACCTGATCGACCCGAACACCTCGCTGCCCAAGGGTGACATGGGTGGCATGAGCGGTAGTCACCCGCTCGGTGTCGACCCGAAGTTCGGGCGCGACATCGCCACCCGCGTCCTGGAGGGCTCCTGGGTGTCGCTGGTGGTCGCCTTCGGCGCCACCATCCTGTCGAACGTCATCGGCGCTGTCCTCGGTGTCGTCGCGGGTTACTACGGCGGGCGGGTCGACTCGATCATCAGCCGGCTGATGGACACGTTCCTCGCCTTCCCGCTCCTGCTGTTCGCCATCTCCATCTCCGCCACGCTGCAGGGCGGCGCGTTCGGTCTCGACGGACTGCCGTTGCACCTCGCCGTGCTCATCTTCGTGATCGGCTTCTTCAACTGGCCCTACCTGGGCCGGATCGTCCGAGGCCAGGCCATGGCCCTGCGGGAGCGCGAGTTCGTGGACGCCTCCCGCGGCATGGGAGCCAAGGCCCCGTACATCCTGTTCCGGGAGCTCATGCCCAACCTGGTCGGCCCGATCATCGTCTACTCGACGCTGCTCATCCCGACCAACATTCTCTTCGAGGCGTCCCTGAGCTTCCTCGGCGTCGGCATCCAGCCCCCGCAGGCTTCTTGGGGCGGAATGCTTCGCGAGGCGGTCACCTACTACCAGGTCGACCCCGAGTACATGATCGTCCCGGGCCTTGCCATCTTCGTCACCGTCCTGGCATTCAACCTGCTGGGTGACGGTCTCCGTGACGCTCTCGACCCGCGCAGTCGCTGACGACTGCCACCGAGAGACCGAAAGTTTCCAACAATGGAGGGGAAAGCTCCCATCATGCGAAGGTCAGCGCTGGCCGCGATTGCGGCCATCGGCACCGCCAGCCTGTTCCTTACGGGTTGCAGCAAGGCCGATGACAACAAGAACGACAACGGCACGAAGTCGGCTGGCGCCGATGCCGCGACCAAGGGCGTCGTGAACGCGTCGGACAAGAAGGGCGGGACGCTCACCTACGAGCTGTCCGACGTCCCGGACTCGTTCGACCCGGGCAACACGTACTACGCG includes:
- a CDS encoding ABC transporter permease, with product MTAPIETTAAATEVQPEAVLAGAGKGQIEGRSLGQIAWTRFKRDKVAVAGGVIVVLLILMAVLARPLQSMLGLDPNAFNQDLIDPNTSLPKGDMGGMSGSHPLGVDPKFGRDIATRVLEGSWVSLVVAFGATILSNVIGAVLGVVAGYYGGRVDSIISRLMDTFLAFPLLLFAISISATLQGGAFGLDGLPLHLAVLIFVIGFFNWPYLGRIVRGQAMALREREFVDASRGMGAKAPYILFRELMPNLVGPIIVYSTLLIPTNILFEASLSFLGVGIQPPQASWGGMLREAVTYYQVDPEYMIVPGLAIFVTVLAFNLLGDGLRDALDPRSR